From the Bacteroidota bacterium genome, one window contains:
- a CDS encoding sugar ABC transporter permease has protein sequence MSHPGNPISHRSAARKQAGWLFAMGGRREAHVAMLMLVPVVVFFIVFQYYPILKSIVISFTEYGLLRRDAPFIGFTHYVRQFQDPLFLTALWNTLVFVFFAVGIGFVLALGCAVLVERTGRWARVYRAIYFIPVVTSLLATTMMWRWLYASNGLLNYMLSLVGLPAQAWLLSEELALPSLIALTIWKNLGFDMILFGAAIQAIPDSYYEASSIEGATGWENLRFITLPQLRPIMLLVCVTAIIRSFQIFTTVLAMTQGGPLNATRTVVYHIYEQGIQYDDIGYASAAAVILLLVVGLLTFMQFRLNRRIQ, from the coding sequence ATGTCACACCCCGGGAATCCAATATCGCACCGATCCGCCGCCAGGAAACAGGCTGGCTGGCTGTTTGCTATGGGAGGCCGGCGTGAGGCACATGTAGCTATGCTGATGCTCGTGCCGGTGGTGGTGTTTTTTATTGTTTTCCAGTACTACCCGATTCTCAAAAGCATTGTTATAAGCTTTACCGAATACGGACTGTTGCGCCGTGACGCGCCGTTTATCGGCTTTACGCATTACGTACGCCAATTTCAGGATCCTCTTTTTCTGACTGCCCTCTGGAATACGCTGGTTTTTGTCTTCTTTGCGGTTGGGATTGGGTTTGTCCTTGCGTTGGGGTGTGCCGTACTGGTAGAGCGAACCGGACGGTGGGCGCGGGTATACCGTGCGATTTATTTCATCCCGGTTGTTACGTCGCTACTGGCCACTACCATGATGTGGCGCTGGCTTTATGCGTCCAATGGGCTGTTGAACTACATGCTTTCCCTTGTCGGATTGCCGGCGCAAGCATGGTTACTCAGCGAAGAACTGGCGCTGCCTTCGCTAATTGCCCTGACAATATGGAAAAACCTGGGGTTTGACATGATTCTGTTTGGTGCAGCCATCCAGGCAATACCAGATTCATACTACGAAGCGTCGAGTATCGAGGGGGCGACCGGCTGGGAAAACTTGCGCTTTATTACACTCCCACAGCTTCGGCCCATTATGCTGTTGGTGTGTGTGACCGCGATCATCCGGTCGTTCCAGATCTTTACAACGGTATTGGCGATGACACAAGGCGGTCCCCTGAACGCAACGCGTACGGTGGTCTATCACATCTATGAACAAGGGATACAGTACGACGACATTGGGTACGCTTCTGCTGCAGCTGTCATCCTGTTGCTCGTTGTAGGCTTGTTGACGTTTATGCAGTTTCGCCTCAATCGCCGTATCCAGTAG
- a CDS encoding aminotransferase class V-fold PLP-dependent enzyme: MIRRNFLSVMGLGMLGAGKHLRLPDPKTVSDDDYWAQVRMQYPLTHDRVYLNTGGLGPASYAVIDAVQQTMMDLQRISEHGHRKITEARHPVADFFRVPPETIAFTRNATEANATIASGLTFLEPGDEVIIETHAHPGGAIPWMSRQKQHGIRVRAFEPDPESAAGNLARIEALISPRTRVIQVSHLTAPTGIVMPVTQIAGLAQANNLWFHVDGAQSAGAFPVDLESIGCDSYGTSGHKWMGATHGTGLLYIRQERLEDVMPTEVGAYSDNGTFDIPDQLAYNETAVRYECGTRDATKIVGMQAAIRMLNEIGMERVAAYGKSLGVYLHNGLDEIDSVTVLTPQDPALRAGITTFQTAGVPCREVYRRLAQDFKLRCRIVTERGLDALRVSTHIFNNKAECDRVLEAVEQIAAGK, from the coding sequence ATGATAAGACGTAATTTTTTGTCGGTGATGGGCCTGGGTATGCTGGGCGCCGGCAAACATCTTCGCTTGCCAGATCCGAAAACCGTGTCAGACGACGACTATTGGGCGCAGGTACGGATGCAATATCCCCTGACCCACGACCGCGTTTACCTGAATACGGGCGGACTCGGGCCGGCGTCCTATGCCGTCATTGATGCTGTTCAGCAAACGATGATGGACCTGCAGCGAATCTCAGAACATGGCCACCGCAAAATCACCGAAGCCCGACACCCCGTAGCTGATTTTTTTCGTGTACCGCCAGAGACCATTGCCTTCACGCGCAATGCCACCGAAGCCAATGCCACGATAGCCTCTGGCCTCACGTTTTTGGAGCCCGGCGACGAGGTAATCATCGAGACCCACGCGCACCCGGGCGGCGCAATTCCGTGGATGAGCCGGCAGAAACAACACGGCATTCGGGTACGCGCTTTTGAACCAGATCCGGAAAGCGCTGCGGGCAACCTTGCCCGTATTGAAGCACTGATCTCGCCCCGAACCCGCGTAATTCAGGTTAGCCATCTCACGGCACCAACAGGCATTGTGATGCCGGTTACGCAGATTGCTGGGCTGGCACAGGCGAATAACCTGTGGTTTCATGTAGATGGAGCACAGTCTGCCGGCGCATTTCCTGTTGATCTCGAATCGATCGGATGCGACTCGTACGGTACAAGTGGCCACAAGTGGATGGGGGCGACCCATGGTACAGGTTTGTTATACATCAGGCAGGAACGTCTCGAAGATGTTATGCCCACCGAAGTTGGGGCGTATTCTGACAATGGCACCTTCGACATCCCCGATCAATTAGCGTACAATGAAACAGCTGTGCGCTATGAATGCGGGACACGCGATGCCACCAAAATTGTCGGTATGCAGGCTGCAATCCGTATGCTGAACGAAATTGGTATGGAACGCGTGGCTGCTTATGGCAAGTCACTTGGCGTTTATTTACATAACGGCCTTGATGAAATCGACAGTGTCACCGTGTTGACCCCGCAAGATCCTGCGTTGCGTGCCGGCATTACAACCTTCCAAACCGCGGGCGTGCCTTGCCGGGAAGTGTACCGACGACTGGCCCAGGATTTTAAACTACGTTGCCGTATCGTCACCGAGCGTGGCCTTGATGCGTTGCGGGTCTCAACCCACATTTTCAATAACAAAGCTGAATGTGACCGTGTTTTGGAAGCCGTTGAACAGATAGCTGCGGGGAAATAA